Proteins co-encoded in one Nonlabens agnitus genomic window:
- a CDS encoding alpha-2-macroglobulin family protein — translation MKNYLIILVLTILGFQNVSGQDYQEQWRAIEQLEVENKIEEAQELLDEVFKKASRKNDEAQLIKAFIFQSKFWLINEEDAQKKIIAALDKRITASKFPERNIYYSIKGQLFEQYLQENRYRINNRTSTDAGGDDFMAWDLKRFYSEISDVFQKSLVDGDRLSKINVASYDPILHIKPLGRELRPSLLDVLAHHALEFYKTSAYGVTMPRENFTVTKENGFLPTEELIQLKRSVNDTIYSSYDVLQLYGQLENLHKKRKEIPAYLAAIDERLEFAKDQLSNDQDLPLLVKIYENLIDQYKDNGAITMIQYSLAQYYYGRSNDDENDNKLSDRKEAVRIAKDAIEKHPETYGSLQCTRLLSQIYQPELSSQLQTNVIPNQPSRGVISYRNARDASIYYLKVAQDFDEVQGNLDSIHNAAFAKANQNNDFAHIEQTRLPQGDDTFSHTYEYAIPGLQAGKYLVLIREKDQKEVTSGRFMTVSGIALTSNTVSGKTVITATDRNTGKPMEDVSVKIFGDDKSTIYRGKTDKNGQVSFLFADRYYRNRVEASKNGDTISTYVNRGYYRGSYADSEKQVKAFIYLDRAIYRPGQKVYFKSIVVENDNNKSRVLSNEKFKVIVEDVNGEEVFTQELTTNAYGSINGSFTLPSEVLTGRFDIYLESDEDGSYWDGVDNFDEGGISFQVEEYKRPRFKTEFKDITETYIIGDSVKVEGFAKASLGSNITDAQVVYTVTRVANVPYWKYGYVPVDQQVMANDTTLTKSDGTFTIPFKALPDSTLVAKDIESNYNYRIEASVTDVNGETRTAQTSVRVGYKPIEVQISTTGNLTVQNNQLQVIARNLNGKPINATIEIQVRENIESDHVIVNSNLKDAEFHELGLEAYRDQFPLAELRREEKIEDWKQTPITFKKTITTDSLATIEIPITLDWKNGNYILYAKAVEADKKLSLDDEKDYVEEKQEVQIWANKDVPATPSIVSQDVNVDGDQAIVDFYTSTDGIYIYLTTYDSKRVLESQWVYLPAGKTTMRFPMGQAIGNSLKFQYYTYKYNDFRSGSFEAKKPVKPTQQFAITTQTFRNKLYPGVEEEWSFTIKDQDSTGMQAEVLASMYDKSLDEFANSYWSGFNFYNGGRDFYPSSANDLAGATIINLYSRIYYQIDPVFALEKEQLHLFGLTFQNFEYRYRTYKNSLSRKLTPVKPIAGKIVGKVTDASGEPILGATVKIQGTNRSTTTDFDGKYMLEGKKGDRIRVSFPGYETENKDVDNSIMNFSLNSSLDEVVVVGYAAQTKKSRTSSVTVMEETEMMSSDAIAPAMISETLSGKAAGVEVTYQKGQPGANGNIRIRGTSSIDVNTLIIVDGVPLTQSEYQAINPNDIQEMAVLKDAAATSIYGSRGANGVIIISTKKGVSTADIVNEYLALQNVQLRKNLDETAFFLPELYTDENGNLKFSFTSPEALTQWKLRLFAHNKQGQTAQYEALVQTQKELSLVPNSPRFLRETDTIRFSTKVANLSGKPMTGKATLQLFDALTMQPIDAELGNTQNIQSFEAATGGNASLNWTFHVPKGTQAVTYRVLATSGNFSDGEENTLPVLTNRMLVTESRALWVRAGETQSVTMDKLANTTSDSRTNHQLTFEYTSNPSWYAIQSLPYLMEYEHDCAEQTFSRYYANAMAAHILNSNPKVKEVFDTWAANDIPASNLEKNEELKSVILAHTPWLRDAQSEAEKQKRLATLFDLARTAREKKKTLAKLEGQQLPNGGFPWFAGGRMSEYITRHIAAGIGHLNQLQVNDGDRPQTDRIYENAIKALDRSWENSFNEHLKRNKTLENFNYSVSYWHYQYSRSFKKDKNLTGVLKAGREFAFAKANTSFSSQSIYQQLLMSISLHRNGNVATAQKIVEGLRQSAVNSRENGMYWKENVTGYNWYSSDIETQALAIETFGEVVNDLKNVEELKVWLLQNKRTNRWKSTKATADATYALLLQGNKWLDVQESNVIKWGDKPIPESLMKDVKKEAGTGYFKVSLHEEAVKPVYATIEVKNKSEVTGYGGLYWQYFENLDKITVDDDLPMSIKKRLFKKVNTDGGKKLVEITTEDALEIGDLVTVRMEIRSTKDLDFVHLKDMRASGFEPVDVISQYKYQDGLGYYQSTKDVATHFFFDQLKPGTYVFEYDVRANNAGQFSNGITQLECMYAPEFSSHSEGVRVTIKE, via the coding sequence ATGAAGAACTATCTCATCATTCTCGTCCTAACTATTTTAGGATTTCAAAATGTTTCTGGACAAGATTATCAAGAGCAATGGCGCGCCATTGAACAATTGGAAGTAGAGAATAAAATTGAGGAAGCCCAAGAGTTACTCGATGAGGTTTTTAAAAAAGCATCGCGTAAAAACGACGAGGCACAACTTATCAAAGCCTTCATTTTTCAATCAAAATTCTGGCTCATCAATGAAGAAGATGCGCAGAAAAAGATCATCGCAGCTTTGGACAAGCGCATTACAGCTTCTAAATTCCCAGAGCGCAACATCTATTATTCTATCAAAGGACAGCTTTTTGAGCAATACTTGCAGGAAAATAGATACCGCATAAATAATCGCACCAGTACTGATGCTGGTGGCGATGATTTCATGGCTTGGGATCTTAAACGATTTTACAGTGAGATTTCTGATGTTTTCCAAAAATCGTTAGTTGATGGTGACAGGCTTTCCAAAATCAATGTAGCCAGCTACGACCCGATTTTGCATATCAAACCTCTAGGGCGTGAGTTGCGACCCAGCTTACTGGATGTTCTTGCCCATCATGCGCTGGAATTTTATAAAACCAGCGCCTACGGCGTTACCATGCCACGAGAAAATTTCACGGTCACTAAGGAGAACGGATTTCTACCTACTGAAGAACTGATCCAACTCAAACGATCTGTAAATGATACCATTTATTCCAGCTATGACGTGTTACAGCTTTATGGACAGCTGGAAAACTTGCATAAAAAGCGTAAGGAAATTCCAGCCTATCTCGCAGCCATTGATGAGCGACTGGAATTTGCAAAAGACCAATTAAGTAACGACCAAGATTTACCACTGTTGGTAAAGATCTATGAGAATCTGATCGATCAGTATAAGGATAATGGTGCGATCACCATGATACAGTACAGCCTTGCCCAATACTATTATGGAAGGTCCAACGATGATGAGAATGACAACAAACTTTCTGACCGTAAAGAAGCCGTACGCATTGCCAAAGATGCTATCGAGAAGCACCCAGAAACCTACGGTAGCTTGCAATGTACGAGGCTATTGTCACAGATCTATCAGCCAGAATTAAGTTCCCAATTGCAAACTAATGTCATTCCCAACCAGCCCAGTCGTGGTGTGATATCCTATCGCAATGCCAGAGACGCCTCGATTTATTACCTCAAAGTCGCTCAGGATTTTGATGAGGTACAGGGAAATCTAGACTCCATTCACAATGCCGCTTTCGCGAAAGCGAACCAAAACAACGACTTTGCCCACATAGAACAAACACGTTTACCGCAGGGCGACGACACCTTTTCCCATACGTATGAATATGCGATTCCGGGATTGCAAGCCGGCAAATATCTTGTGTTGATTAGAGAAAAGGATCAAAAAGAAGTCACCTCTGGCAGGTTCATGACGGTTTCAGGAATCGCGCTGACGAGTAATACGGTATCTGGTAAAACCGTGATAACAGCTACAGATCGCAATACAGGAAAACCCATGGAAGATGTTTCCGTCAAGATTTTTGGGGATGATAAATCCACCATCTACAGAGGTAAAACAGATAAGAATGGTCAGGTTTCATTTTTGTTTGCAGATCGTTATTACAGAAATAGAGTAGAAGCTTCTAAAAATGGCGATACGATTTCGACTTACGTCAATCGCGGCTACTATAGAGGTTCCTATGCAGATTCAGAGAAACAGGTTAAAGCATTTATCTATCTAGATCGAGCGATATATAGGCCAGGACAAAAGGTCTATTTCAAGTCCATTGTAGTGGAGAATGACAATAACAAATCTCGAGTGCTTTCCAATGAAAAGTTTAAGGTCATAGTAGAGGACGTCAATGGAGAAGAGGTTTTCACTCAGGAGCTTACCACTAACGCATATGGAAGTATCAATGGTTCATTCACTTTACCGTCTGAGGTACTTACGGGAAGATTTGACATTTATCTAGAATCTGATGAAGATGGAAGCTATTGGGATGGTGTAGATAATTTCGACGAAGGCGGAATAAGTTTCCAAGTAGAAGAATACAAACGTCCCAGATTTAAAACAGAATTCAAAGACATTACTGAAACCTACATTATAGGTGATAGTGTAAAAGTAGAAGGATTTGCCAAAGCCTCATTAGGCAGTAATATCACAGACGCCCAAGTTGTCTATACCGTAACGCGAGTAGCTAACGTACCTTACTGGAAATACGGGTATGTGCCGGTCGACCAGCAAGTAATGGCAAATGATACTACGCTTACAAAATCAGACGGAACTTTTACGATACCTTTTAAAGCATTGCCAGATTCCACGCTGGTGGCTAAGGATATTGAATCCAACTACAACTACCGCATCGAGGCTAGCGTCACAGACGTGAATGGCGAGACCAGAACCGCACAGACCAGTGTGCGAGTAGGCTACAAACCGATCGAGGTACAGATTTCTACCACAGGAAATCTCACGGTTCAAAACAATCAGCTTCAAGTAATCGCTCGTAATCTTAATGGTAAACCCATCAATGCCACTATTGAGATACAAGTGCGCGAGAATATCGAGAGCGATCATGTCATCGTCAACAGTAACCTTAAGGATGCGGAGTTTCACGAACTAGGTCTGGAAGCGTACCGCGATCAGTTCCCATTAGCCGAATTACGCAGGGAAGAAAAGATAGAAGACTGGAAACAAACACCCATCACTTTTAAAAAGACGATTACCACAGATTCGCTCGCTACCATAGAAATTCCAATTACTCTGGATTGGAAGAATGGGAACTATATCCTTTATGCAAAGGCTGTTGAAGCAGACAAAAAGCTAAGTCTAGATGACGAGAAAGATTATGTGGAAGAAAAACAAGAAGTTCAAATCTGGGCCAATAAGGATGTACCAGCCACACCATCTATTGTAAGTCAAGATGTAAACGTCGATGGAGATCAGGCTATTGTTGACTTCTACACCAGTACAGATGGCATCTACATCTACCTTACAACCTATGACAGCAAACGCGTTCTAGAATCCCAATGGGTCTATTTGCCTGCTGGAAAAACCACTATGAGGTTTCCTATGGGTCAGGCCATTGGAAATTCTTTGAAGTTCCAATACTACACCTATAAATACAATGACTTTAGGTCTGGAAGTTTTGAGGCCAAAAAACCCGTAAAACCAACTCAGCAGTTTGCGATCACTACGCAAACCTTCCGCAATAAGTTGTATCCTGGCGTGGAAGAAGAGTGGTCTTTTACCATTAAGGATCAGGACAGCACGGGCATGCAGGCAGAAGTTCTCGCCAGCATGTACGACAAGAGCCTGGATGAGTTTGCAAACAGTTATTGGAGTGGATTTAACTTCTATAACGGCGGTCGCGATTTTTATCCGTCATCTGCAAATGATCTAGCGGGTGCAACGATAATTAATCTTTACAGTCGAATATATTATCAAATCGATCCTGTATTTGCCTTGGAAAAAGAACAACTACATTTATTTGGATTGACGTTCCAAAATTTTGAATATCGTTATAGAACATATAAGAATTCGCTTTCGCGAAAGCTGACACCCGTCAAACCTATTGCAGGTAAGATAGTTGGAAAGGTCACTGATGCTTCTGGTGAGCCCATCTTAGGTGCAACTGTAAAAATTCAAGGCACAAATAGATCCACGACGACCGACTTTGATGGAAAATATATGTTGGAAGGTAAGAAAGGAGATCGCATACGTGTATCATTTCCAGGTTACGAAACGGAAAATAAAGATGTAGATAATTCAATCATGAACTTTTCTTTAAATTCTTCATTGGATGAGGTTGTTGTTGTCGGCTATGCAGCTCAAACTAAAAAATCCCGCACGTCTTCCGTGACGGTTATGGAAGAAACTGAAATGATGTCCAGTGATGCAATCGCGCCGGCCATGATTTCTGAAACCTTATCTGGGAAAGCGGCAGGTGTTGAGGTCACTTATCAAAAAGGTCAGCCTGGAGCAAATGGAAATATTCGTATTCGCGGTACTTCAAGCATTGATGTGAATACGTTGATCATAGTAGACGGCGTTCCTTTAACTCAGTCAGAATACCAAGCAATAAATCCTAATGATATTCAAGAAATGGCAGTACTCAAAGACGCTGCTGCAACTTCTATTTACGGCAGCCGTGGAGCCAATGGAGTGATTATTATCAGCACCAAAAAAGGAGTTTCCACTGCAGACATTGTCAATGAATATCTCGCATTGCAAAACGTACAACTCCGCAAAAACCTAGACGAAACCGCCTTCTTCTTACCAGAGCTCTACACAGACGAAAATGGGAATTTAAAATTCAGCTTTACATCGCCAGAGGCTTTAACCCAATGGAAGTTAAGACTGTTTGCGCACAATAAGCAAGGGCAAACGGCGCAGTATGAAGCACTGGTGCAAACTCAAAAGGAGCTGAGTCTCGTTCCTAATTCGCCGCGATTCCTGAGGGAAACAGATACCATCAGATTCTCTACTAAAGTAGCTAACCTCTCTGGCAAACCCATGACCGGTAAAGCAACGTTGCAATTATTTGACGCGTTAACTATGCAGCCTATTGATGCAGAATTAGGCAACACTCAAAACATTCAGTCTTTTGAAGCGGCCACTGGTGGCAACGCCAGTCTCAACTGGACGTTTCATGTCCCTAAAGGCACGCAAGCCGTAACCTATAGAGTGCTCGCCACATCTGGAAACTTCTCTGATGGTGAGGAAAATACGCTGCCCGTGCTCACTAACCGCATGTTAGTCACGGAAAGTCGCGCTCTTTGGGTACGAGCAGGCGAGACCCAAAGCGTTACCATGGACAAGCTGGCAAACACTACGTCAGATTCCAGAACCAACCACCAGTTGACCTTTGAATACACCTCAAACCCATCATGGTACGCCATCCAGTCATTACCTTATTTGATGGAGTATGAGCACGATTGCGCAGAGCAAACCTTCTCTAGGTATTATGCTAATGCTATGGCAGCGCACATCTTGAACAGCAACCCTAAGGTCAAAGAGGTGTTTGACACCTGGGCAGCAAACGATATACCTGCCAGCAATCTGGAGAAGAACGAAGAATTAAAAAGCGTAATTCTTGCCCACACGCCATGGCTGCGCGACGCACAGTCAGAAGCCGAAAAGCAAAAGCGTCTGGCTACCTTGTTTGATTTGGCCAGAACGGCTCGAGAGAAAAAGAAAACGCTGGCAAAATTGGAAGGGCAACAACTTCCCAATGGTGGTTTCCCGTGGTTTGCAGGTGGCCGCATGAGCGAGTACATCACCCGTCACATCGCCGCTGGAATAGGTCATTTGAATCAGTTGCAGGTCAACGATGGCGATCGCCCACAAACCGACCGCATCTATGAAAACGCCATCAAGGCGCTGGATCGTTCTTGGGAAAACAGTTTCAATGAACACTTGAAGAGAAACAAAACCCTGGAGAATTTCAACTATAGTGTGAGTTACTGGCATTATCAATATTCACGTAGTTTCAAGAAGGACAAGAACTTGACCGGTGTTTTGAAAGCTGGTCGTGAGTTCGCTTTCGCGAAAGCGAATACCTCATTCTCCTCACAATCCATCTACCAGCAGTTGTTGATGTCCATAAGCCTGCACCGCAACGGAAATGTGGCAACCGCTCAAAAAATCGTGGAAGGATTGCGCCAAAGCGCCGTCAACAGCCGTGAAAACGGTATGTACTGGAAGGAAAACGTGACCGGTTACAACTGGTATTCCAGCGATATTGAGACACAGGCATTGGCGATTGAGACTTTTGGCGAGGTGGTAAATGATCTCAAAAATGTCGAGGAACTCAAAGTCTGGTTGCTGCAAAACAAGCGTACCAACCGCTGGAAATCTACCAAAGCCACGGCAGATGCTACCTATGCATTGCTGTTGCAGGGCAACAAATGGCTCGATGTCCAGGAAAGTAACGTGATCAAATGGGGCGACAAGCCTATCCCAGAATCGCTGATGAAGGACGTAAAAAAAGAAGCTGGAACTGGTTATTTCAAGGTGTCGCTCCATGAAGAAGCAGTAAAGCCTGTCTATGCCACTATTGAGGTAAAAAACAAGAGTGAAGTCACAGGATATGGTGGGTTGTACTGGCAATATTTTGAAAACCTGGACAAGATCACCGTTGACGATGACCTGCCCATGTCGATCAAAAAACGATTGTTCAAGAAGGTCAATACAGACGGTGGCAAGAAACTGGTAGAAATTACTACAGAGGATGCATTGGAAATAGGCGATCTGGTTACCGTACGCATGGAGATACGATCCACCAAGGATTTGGATTTTGTTCATTTGAAGGATATGCGCGCCAGCGGTTTTGAGCCGGTAGACGTGATCTCGCAATACAAATACCAGGATGGATTGGGTTACTACCAAAGCACCAAAGATGTGGCCACACACTTTTTCTTTGACCAGTTAAAACCGGGAACCTACGTTTTTGAATACGATGTACGGGCCAACAACGCCGGCCAATTCTCTAACGGTATCACTCAGTTGGAATGCATGTACGCACCAGAATTCTCCAGCCACAGTGAAGGCGTGCGTGTGACGATTAAAGAGTAG
- a CDS encoding M48 family metalloprotease, which produces MKRRSGTIRLFIGLAIVAFAVFKFCSSETTNEYTGQKQYVDLTVEEEISMGLSAAPSMMQQHGGLLQNQAAQDQLDRIGYQLVQSSVAKNSNYKWDFHLLADDQTINAFALPGGQCFITAALYAQLEDEDQLAGVMGHEIGHVIARHSAERIQQQGLANGVITGVSVAAEGGGEAAQAIAQMLTMKYGREDELQSDELGVKMMIDAGYDPYEMIGVMEILAAAGGPNRVPEFQSTHPDPENRIQKIKEAIEKYQ; this is translated from the coding sequence ATGAAACGCCGCTCTGGTACCATTAGACTCTTCATAGGCCTAGCCATTGTGGCTTTTGCTGTATTTAAATTTTGTTCCAGTGAGACAACCAATGAATACACAGGTCAAAAACAATATGTAGATCTAACCGTAGAAGAAGAAATAAGTATGGGTTTGAGTGCCGCACCCAGCATGATGCAGCAACACGGTGGTTTACTTCAAAATCAAGCGGCTCAAGACCAATTGGATCGTATAGGTTATCAATTAGTGCAAAGTAGCGTTGCTAAAAACAGTAACTATAAATGGGACTTTCATTTGTTAGCAGATGACCAAACCATCAATGCCTTTGCATTACCCGGCGGCCAGTGTTTTATTACTGCGGCATTGTATGCACAACTTGAAGATGAAGATCAGCTTGCAGGTGTGATGGGCCATGAAATAGGTCACGTGATCGCAAGACACAGCGCAGAGCGCATTCAACAACAAGGACTGGCTAATGGTGTCATCACTGGTGTTTCCGTTGCTGCAGAAGGCGGCGGCGAGGCCGCTCAAGCGATCGCCCAGATGCTTACCATGAAATACGGTCGTGAAGATGAATTACAAAGCGACGAACTAGGCGTCAAAATGATGATCGATGCCGGTTATGATCCCTATGAAATGATAGGCGTCATGGAAATTCTTGCTGCCGCAGGCGGTCCTAACCGAGTGCCAGAATTCCAATCCACACATCCAGATCCAGAAAATCGCATCCAGAAGATCAAGGAAGCTATAGAGAAGTATCAGTAG
- a CDS encoding M15 family metallopeptidase, which yields MKLLLALFCLSGFLTTAQITPAVLTGQSVNPSNSLEKETQAALKEMQAAALKDGIKIEVASGYRSFNRQRQIWNGKYSKYEAQGLTPDAIFDKIVEYSTVPGTSRHHWGTDMDLIDGNAKYSGSVLVTDKFHGDGPFCKLKDWMDQHSTEYGFELVYTMNNNRTGFEYEPWHYSYAPVSKKYLEQYLNQIDFVKFLRSQNIMGMDDISDARLERYYKEHIQGINAALLLEKE from the coding sequence ATGAAACTTTTATTAGCATTATTCTGTTTGTCTGGCTTCCTAACTACCGCTCAAATCACGCCAGCAGTATTGACTGGTCAATCTGTAAATCCATCCAACTCGTTAGAGAAAGAAACCCAAGCGGCATTGAAGGAAATGCAGGCGGCAGCGCTTAAAGACGGTATAAAAATAGAAGTGGCTTCTGGATACCGCAGCTTCAATCGCCAGCGTCAAATCTGGAACGGTAAATACTCAAAGTATGAAGCACAAGGCTTAACACCTGATGCCATTTTTGATAAAATCGTAGAATATTCGACAGTTCCAGGAACATCCAGACATCATTGGGGAACGGACATGGATTTGATCGACGGCAATGCCAAGTACAGTGGTTCTGTTCTTGTGACCGATAAATTTCACGGTGATGGCCCGTTTTGTAAATTAAAGGATTGGATGGATCAACATTCGACGGAGTATGGATTTGAATTGGTCTATACCATGAATAATAATCGTACAGGTTTTGAATATGAACCTTGGCATTATAGCTATGCTCCAGTTTCCAAAAAATACCTTGAGCAATATCTGAATCAAATAGACTTCGTCAAGTTTCTCCGCTCTCAAAATATCATGGGAATGGACGACATAAGCGATGCCAGGTTAGAACGCTACTATAAGGAACATATTCAAGGGATTAACGCAGCGCTACTTTTAGAAAAAGAGTAG
- a CDS encoding GNAT family N-acetyltransferase has product MPITIKEITTLETYSVRHAVLRVGRPLEECAMDGDDLSTTFHLGAFDGDLHVGVATFLKSEAVDLPINFPAETTYYQLRGMGVVADHQGKGIGADIVTQGIHRLKELNIDILWFNARIKAVPFYERLGFTSYGEPFEVKNIGTHYKMYAAL; this is encoded by the coding sequence ATGCCTATTACAATTAAGGAAATTACCACGTTAGAAACCTACAGCGTGCGCCATGCTGTTTTGAGAGTAGGACGACCGCTGGAGGAATGCGCAATGGACGGCGATGATTTGTCAACCACCTTTCATTTAGGTGCTTTTGATGGTGACCTGCATGTAGGTGTCGCGACCTTTTTGAAATCGGAAGCTGTGGATTTACCCATAAATTTCCCTGCAGAAACCACGTATTATCAATTGAGAGGAATGGGCGTTGTAGCAGACCACCAAGGAAAAGGCATTGGAGCAGACATAGTCACCCAAGGCATCCATCGCCTAAAAGAACTTAATATTGACATCCTATGGTTCAATGCACGCATCAAGGCCGTGCCGTTTTATGAACGTTTAGGTTTTACCAGTTATGGTGAGCCGTTTGAGGTCAAAAACATAGGCACTCATTATAAAATGTATGCAGCATTATGA
- a CDS encoding GNAT family N-acetyltransferase, with protein sequence MNLNFETERLLLRPFEKRDASHFYLMNNDEEVMRYTGDVPFESIAAAEDFIEDYTNNPTGQIQKYHMGRLAVIDKTSKEFVGFCGIKTHEASQITDIGYRLLRSQWGKGYATEACHKMLKFAFDHHQKDQIIAHVHEQNIGSQRVAEKLGFQLDHRFLWDGLLPGRYYKLTRDAYYN encoded by the coding sequence ATGAATCTAAATTTTGAAACGGAAAGATTGTTGTTGCGTCCTTTTGAAAAAAGGGATGCTTCTCATTTCTATCTCATGAACAATGATGAGGAAGTGATGAGATATACTGGCGATGTGCCCTTTGAATCCATTGCCGCTGCAGAGGATTTTATTGAAGACTATACCAACAATCCAACGGGACAAATTCAAAAATATCACATGGGACGCCTGGCGGTAATTGATAAAACATCCAAAGAGTTTGTTGGGTTTTGCGGCATCAAAACACACGAGGCCTCACAGATTACAGACATAGGCTACCGTCTGCTAAGATCCCAATGGGGAAAAGGGTATGCCACTGAGGCTTGTCACAAAATGCTGAAATTTGCCTTTGACCACCATCAAAAAGATCAAATCATTGCTCATGTACATGAACAAAATATTGGATCACAACGCGTGGCCGAAAAGTTGGGGTTTCAACTAGACCATCGATTTTTATGGGATGGATTATTGCCTGGACGTTATTATAAATTGACTAGAGATGCCTATTACAATTAA
- a CDS encoding GNAT family N-acetyltransferase has protein sequence MNTDNIQHKQNDRRGIFYLKQDDQTIAELTYSLEDGVMTIDHTEVQPEHENQGLGSKMIEESYAYAKANHLKINPLCPFAEVVFDQHEEWSDVRVG, from the coding sequence ATGAATACAGACAATATCCAACATAAACAGAACGACCGTCGCGGTATTTTTTACCTCAAGCAAGACGATCAAACCATTGCAGAATTGACCTACTCACTGGAAGATGGCGTGATGACCATTGACCATACAGAGGTACAGCCAGAACATGAAAATCAAGGCCTAGGCAGCAAAATGATTGAGGAGAGTTACGCTTACGCGAAAGCGAACCACTTAAAAATCAATCCGCTATGTCCATTTGCCGAAGTCGTTTTTGACCAGCATGAGGAATGGAGTGACGTGCGCGTGGGATGA